Proteins from a single region of Siphonobacter curvatus:
- a CDS encoding serine hydrolase produces the protein MSRLFLFLLFLTTSFAQAQKTDTRLQKQLETLVKDFHGDLGIYVEDLKTHSVVAIRADTIFPTASIVKVPILLGIMDKIQRGQLDYHQSVTLTDSLRYKASDEADLVNAMKTGEKIEISRLLLLMLSTSDNTASLWLQGLAGGGLRINQLLDSLGYEVTRVNSRTPGREAIRNQYGWGQTTPREMARLFTAISERKIISPSTSEKMLRLLGRQYWDQYALSQIPPDVFVADKHGCVNQSRSEVFYVAGPHPYVCAIFTKNNQDQSWEASNEAWTLTRKISVLLWKYYNPRSTWVPDSKNW, from the coding sequence ATGTCTAGACTTTTCCTATTTCTTCTCTTTTTAACTACGAGTTTCGCCCAGGCCCAGAAAACGGATACCCGTCTGCAAAAACAACTTGAGACGCTGGTAAAGGACTTTCATGGGGATCTGGGAATTTACGTAGAAGACCTGAAAACCCATTCCGTAGTAGCCATTCGGGCCGATACGATTTTTCCAACGGCCAGTATCGTAAAGGTTCCTATTTTACTGGGCATCATGGATAAGATCCAGCGGGGGCAGCTGGACTATCACCAGTCAGTAACGTTGACGGATTCCCTCCGCTACAAAGCCAGCGACGAAGCCGATCTGGTCAATGCGATGAAAACGGGGGAGAAAATCGAAATCAGTCGCCTGCTCTTACTCATGCTTAGCACCAGCGATAATACAGCCAGTTTGTGGTTACAGGGGCTAGCGGGTGGTGGGCTGCGAATCAATCAGCTACTGGATAGTCTGGGCTATGAGGTGACGCGGGTCAATAGTCGTACGCCGGGTCGCGAAGCCATTCGCAATCAATACGGCTGGGGACAAACAACGCCCCGGGAAATGGCCCGCCTGTTTACGGCTATTTCCGAACGAAAAATCATTAGCCCGTCCACCAGTGAGAAAATGCTTCGCCTGCTGGGTCGTCAGTACTGGGATCAGTACGCCTTATCGCAAATTCCTCCGGACGTATTTGTAGCGGATAAACACGGCTGCGTCAACCAAAGCCGGAGTGAAGTATTCTACGTGGCCGGACCGCACCCTTACGTTTGTGCCATTTTCACCAAGAATAATCAGGATCAAAGCTGGGAAGCCAGTAACGAGGCCTGGACGCTGACGCGAAAGATTTCCGTCCTTCTCTGGAAGTATTACAATCCCCGTTCGACCTGGGTGCCGGATTCCAAAAACTGGTAA
- a CDS encoding vanadium-dependent haloperoxidase: MKNIRLILVFLSSILGQQSFGKDTREAFERGLFHRAQDALTRVIVSDIFSPPVASRIYVYAHVAAYETLIQFKPTAYQSMTGQLRGLSLSPIQKTSHAQAGLAATEALLVVGRSLVFSEQALEEEAALLWKQAQQQGYTTEEIRASKVMGQQMAQQIMAWAGTDQYKQTRSLRRYTPLKKEGSWLPTPPGYLPAVEPYWGRIKPMVLDSSSQYHLSAPPAYSISPESAFYRSAQEVLQLGLNLTEEQRLIANYWDCNPFFLHTQGHMNFGSKKLSPNGHWMSIVGQVARQRNADLYHTSAAYVLTALAMFDGFITCWQDKYVYHVIRPETYINAHINESWKPILQTPPFPEYPSGHSVISSAAAVILNQVFGPQIAFHDSTEVPYGLPVRHFASFTQAAQEAAISRLYGGIHYREAIENGQKQGLAVGQAVLRKVKWKK; encoded by the coding sequence ATGAAAAATATACGTTTAATTTTAGTATTTCTGAGCAGTATATTAGGTCAGCAAAGTTTCGGTAAAGATACGCGTGAAGCCTTCGAACGTGGTCTTTTCCACCGGGCTCAGGATGCTCTGACACGAGTAATCGTCAGTGATATTTTCTCGCCCCCCGTGGCTTCGCGTATTTACGTATACGCTCACGTGGCCGCCTACGAAACGCTGATCCAATTTAAGCCTACAGCCTATCAGTCAATGACGGGCCAATTACGGGGGCTTTCACTGAGTCCGATTCAAAAAACGTCTCATGCCCAGGCCGGACTAGCTGCGACAGAAGCTTTACTGGTGGTAGGACGAAGTCTGGTTTTTTCGGAACAGGCTCTGGAAGAGGAAGCCGCTTTACTCTGGAAACAGGCACAGCAACAGGGTTATACTACGGAGGAAATCCGAGCCTCGAAAGTGATGGGTCAGCAAATGGCTCAGCAAATTATGGCCTGGGCGGGTACGGATCAGTACAAGCAGACGCGTTCCCTTCGTCGGTATACCCCGCTCAAAAAAGAAGGTTCGTGGTTGCCTACACCGCCGGGGTATCTGCCCGCCGTGGAGCCGTACTGGGGCCGCATTAAACCGATGGTTCTGGATTCGTCTTCACAGTACCACTTGTCGGCACCTCCGGCCTATAGTATTTCTCCCGAAAGTGCTTTTTACCGTTCCGCTCAGGAAGTATTACAATTGGGCCTGAATTTGACCGAAGAGCAACGACTCATTGCCAATTACTGGGACTGTAACCCCTTTTTTTTGCACACGCAGGGTCACATGAATTTTGGCAGTAAGAAGCTTTCGCCCAATGGTCACTGGATGTCCATTGTCGGTCAGGTGGCTCGTCAGCGAAACGCGGATCTGTATCACACCAGTGCGGCTTACGTACTGACCGCTCTCGCTATGTTCGACGGCTTCATCACTTGCTGGCAGGATAAGTATGTATACCATGTCATTCGGCCCGAAACGTACATCAACGCTCACATCAACGAAAGTTGGAAACCGATTTTGCAAACGCCGCCCTTTCCCGAATACCCCAGTGGGCACAGCGTTATTTCTTCCGCCGCTGCCGTGATCCTAAACCAGGTCTTTGGACCCCAGATAGCTTTTCATGACAGTACGGAAGTTCCGTACGGTTTACCCGTACGTCATTTCGCCTCCTTCACCCAGGCGGCTCAGGAAGCGGCGATTAGTCGCCTCTACGGCGGTATTCATTACCGGGAAGCCATCGAAAATGGTCAAAAGCAGGGCCTGGCAGTGGGACAGGCCGTATTGCGGAAAGTAAAGTGGAAAAAATAG